From one Aquicella lusitana genomic stretch:
- a CDS encoding heme biosynthesis HemY N-terminal domain-containing protein produces MRRLILFLLFLIASVWVGIKLIHNPGYLLMVYQPWMIQMPLWFALLSLIIVFILFYLLIDSIDRLQFLWFRMKNWLRLRREHRSYSKTQQGLVKLIEGRWKKAENLLLSGATQSLEPLMNYLGAAKAAHELGAYDRRDRYIQKAYHLAPEADLAIGLTQAELALAQDQLEQAQATLNHLRQLSPHHPRILQLLEKVYVRLADWQNLLALLPALRKAKVLNAEQAVLFEKNIYCEILQAAYPKTRAELRAIWDNVPKAMKKNPDVVCAYVKGLLLEQNRFQANTLPDEETAREVEELIRRTLKYQWQPELAHLYGTLPFTNLNRQLVIAGAWLKLYGQKPELLLLLGKLCTQVQLWGKAKDYFQKCLNLSPNADASLAYGKLLEQLGETEEAMQKYREGLVQLASRVE; encoded by the coding sequence ATGCGGCGTTTAATTTTATTTTTATTATTTCTTATCGCTTCCGTCTGGGTCGGTATCAAACTGATTCATAATCCGGGTTATCTGCTCATGGTATATCAGCCATGGATGATACAAATGCCCTTGTGGTTTGCTTTATTGAGCCTCATTATCGTTTTTATTCTTTTTTATCTGCTGATTGACAGCATCGATCGGTTGCAATTTTTATGGTTCCGCATGAAAAACTGGCTGCGTTTGCGGCGCGAACACCGTTCTTATAGCAAGACGCAACAGGGCCTTGTCAAATTAATCGAAGGACGCTGGAAAAAAGCAGAAAATCTGTTGTTGTCAGGGGCAACACAATCGCTTGAACCGCTCATGAATTATCTGGGTGCAGCGAAAGCAGCGCATGAATTGGGTGCTTATGACAGACGTGACCGCTACATTCAAAAAGCGTACCACCTTGCGCCTGAGGCGGATCTCGCGATCGGGTTGACCCAGGCAGAGCTTGCTCTTGCGCAGGACCAGCTTGAGCAGGCGCAAGCAACATTAAACCATTTGCGCCAGTTGTCGCCGCATCATCCACGCATTCTGCAATTGTTGGAAAAAGTCTATGTACGGCTTGCGGATTGGCAAAATTTATTGGCGCTTTTGCCTGCGTTACGCAAAGCAAAAGTATTGAATGCGGAACAGGCTGTGTTATTTGAAAAAAATATTTATTGTGAAATTCTACAGGCTGCTTATCCCAAAACACGCGCTGAATTACGCGCTATTTGGGATAATGTACCCAAAGCCATGAAGAAAAATCCAGACGTGGTGTGCGCCTATGTTAAAGGGCTTCTCCTTGAACAAAATCGTTTCCAAGCGAATACGCTGCCAGATGAAGAAACGGCGAGAGAAGTTGAAGAGTTAATTCGTAGAACACTTAAGTATCAATGGCAACCGGAACTCGCTCACCTATACGGAACCCTGCCATTTACCAATCTGAACAGACAACTGGTCATTGCCGGCGCATGGCTGAAGCTTTATGGGCAAAAGCCGGAATTGTTATTGCTATTGGGCAAATTGTGCACGCAGGTGCAATTGTGGGGCAAAGCCAAAGATTATTTTCAGAAATGCCTGAACCTCAGCCCCAACGCAGACGCATCACTTGCGTATGGCAAGCTGCTTGAGCAGCTGGGTGAAACAGAGGAGGCCATGCAAAAATACCGCGAAGGTTTGGTCCAACTGGCGAGCAGGGTTGAGTAG
- a CDS encoding MFS transporter, with the protein MPRSQIKLILLSGIGGALEFFDFVIYALFASYLGQAFFPQANPVVNLINTYAVFAIGYVGRPLGSILFGHLGDRYGRKQSFTLAAFLMAAATFLIGCLPTYQHVGLTATLLLILLRIIQGISLGGEVGGVTVFVTEHVSTGRRGLAAGLIFMAIASGNILGSFTGFMLTHFLSESALYAWGWRVPFWIGFILGMVAYYIRRRTFETPIFTALDESQKQRFPFMALLKTSWLQVLTGISLTALPGATFALLLYMPSYMSTILHYPAANTYLNNMIAFVIVSVFTAVFGYLSDYIGRKQLILLGSILTIFITYYLFNMLLSSYHMLIFNIGLAFVAAITNGCYGCAIAEQFRTEIRYTGMAFSLNVGVTIFAGVTPLVSMFLFNLTHDALAPIYFLTACAVLNLIGALALKQTSPRMASALDAIV; encoded by the coding sequence GTGCCTCGTTCACAAATTAAATTAATCCTGCTTTCCGGTATTGGCGGTGCACTGGAATTTTTTGATTTTGTGATTTACGCTCTCTTTGCCTCTTATCTGGGGCAGGCTTTTTTTCCTCAGGCCAATCCCGTTGTGAATCTCATCAATACCTATGCCGTTTTTGCCATTGGCTATGTGGGACGTCCATTGGGCAGCATTCTGTTTGGTCACCTGGGCGATCGCTATGGGCGCAAACAGTCTTTTACCCTTGCTGCGTTTCTGATGGCAGCCGCGACTTTTTTGATTGGCTGTTTGCCTACTTATCAGCACGTTGGATTAACCGCAACGTTGCTGCTGATTTTGTTACGCATCATTCAAGGTATTTCACTGGGCGGTGAAGTGGGTGGTGTCACGGTTTTTGTTACTGAACACGTTTCGACTGGACGGCGTGGTCTTGCGGCGGGCCTGATTTTTATGGCGATCGCTTCCGGCAATATTCTGGGCAGCTTCACTGGTTTTATGCTGACGCATTTTTTATCGGAATCAGCGCTCTACGCGTGGGGATGGCGAGTCCCCTTCTGGATCGGATTTATTCTGGGTATGGTGGCTTACTACATTCGCCGCCGCACATTTGAAACGCCCATTTTTACGGCGCTGGATGAAAGCCAAAAACAGAGGTTTCCTTTTATGGCTTTATTAAAAACATCATGGCTGCAAGTATTGACTGGCATCAGCCTGACTGCATTGCCTGGCGCAACCTTTGCTTTATTGCTTTACATGCCGAGTTATATGTCCACCATCCTGCATTATCCTGCTGCTAACACTTACCTCAACAATATGATTGCCTTTGTCATTGTCAGTGTGTTTACAGCTGTATTTGGCTATCTTTCAGACTATATAGGGCGGAAGCAGCTCATCCTGCTGGGTTCAATTTTAACTATTTTTATCACTTATTATTTATTCAACATGCTGCTATCGTCTTACCACATGCTCATTTTTAATATCGGTCTTGCATTTGTTGCGGCGATTACCAATGGCTGTTATGGTTGTGCGATTGCTGAACAATTCAGGACGGAAATCCGCTACACGGGTATGGCATTCAGCCTGAATGTGGGTGTCACTATTTTCGCAGGCGTGACGCCTCTGGTTTCCATGTTCCTATTTAATTTGACCCATGATGCTTTGGCACCCATTTATTTTCTGACGGCGTGTGCCGTGCTGAATCTGATTGGCGCGCTTGCACTGAAACAAACCTCGCCGCGTATGGCATCAGCACTGGACGCTATAGTTTGA
- the def gene encoding peptide deformylase translates to MALLEILHYPDPRLRIKAKPVTQIDDEIRKIVEDMYETMYASHGVGLAATQVGIDKQIFVMDVSETRDQRYCVMNPEILSREGTQLDMEGCLSVEGTFDKVERAAKVRLRGMDLAGKTFELDAQELMAACIQHEIDHLNGILFIDHLSRLKQDRIRKKIEKTKRRAE, encoded by the coding sequence ATGGCTTTATTAGAAATTCTTCATTATCCTGATCCTCGCTTGCGCATTAAGGCCAAGCCTGTGACGCAGATAGATGATGAAATACGCAAGATTGTTGAAGACATGTATGAAACCATGTACGCAAGTCATGGGGTGGGGCTTGCTGCAACGCAAGTCGGTATCGATAAACAGATTTTTGTGATGGATGTATCCGAAACTCGTGATCAGCGCTATTGTGTCATGAATCCTGAGATTTTAAGCCGCGAAGGCACCCAATTGGATATGGAAGGCTGCCTTTCAGTCGAAGGGACATTTGATAAGGTTGAACGCGCCGCCAAGGTACGGTTACGGGGCATGGACCTGGCGGGAAAGACGTTTGAGTTAGATGCACAAGAATTAATGGCTGCTTGTATTCAGCATGAAATTGACCATCTCAATGGTATTTTATTCATTGATCATCTTTCGCGTCTCAAGCAAGATCGGATACGCAAGAAAATCGAGAAAACCAAACGTCGGGCTGAATAG
- the fmt gene encoding methionyl-tRNA formyltransferase, with the protein MAHPSLRVIFAGTPEFAAVALEALINSPHQVVSVFTQPDRPSGRGLKLTASPVKQLAIQYQIPVYQPTSLKGAYEQELIANGKADVMVVAAYGMLLPATVLRIPRLGCINIHPSLLPRWRGAAPIQRAIYAGDTITGVTIMQMDAGLDTGPILLTRQYVMDPDETSQTLHDALAKLGAEALIETLNLLATDKMEPKTQENHLATYAHKITKEEALIDWTRPAVELEREIRAFNPWPIAYTSWQGQHVRIWRAKAIAKQQSAEPRTIVHASQDGIDIATGEGVLRLLQLQLPGGKVLTAADFYNAKHNELITGEKFI; encoded by the coding sequence GTGGCACATCCTTCCCTTAGAGTTATTTTCGCGGGTACACCCGAATTTGCGGCTGTGGCGCTTGAAGCACTGATTAATTCACCCCATCAGGTGGTATCCGTTTTTACCCAACCGGATCGTCCCTCGGGCAGGGGATTGAAACTGACCGCGAGCCCCGTAAAACAGTTGGCCATTCAATACCAGATACCTGTTTATCAGCCTACGTCACTCAAAGGGGCTTATGAGCAGGAACTGATCGCTAACGGCAAAGCAGATGTGATGGTCGTTGCCGCCTACGGCATGTTACTGCCGGCGACTGTTTTGCGTATACCGCGCCTGGGCTGCATTAATATTCATCCCTCCCTGCTGCCGCGATGGCGCGGAGCCGCTCCCATTCAGCGTGCTATTTATGCAGGGGATACCATAACAGGTGTCACAATTATGCAAATGGATGCAGGCCTTGATACCGGCCCGATTTTATTGACCCGGCAATATGTCATGGATCCGGACGAGACTTCCCAAACCCTGCATGATGCGCTGGCCAAATTGGGTGCAGAAGCATTAATTGAAACGCTGAATTTACTGGCAACGGACAAGATGGAGCCCAAGACCCAGGAAAATCATCTGGCTACTTATGCGCATAAAATCACCAAGGAAGAAGCCCTGATTGACTGGACGCGCCCCGCAGTAGAGCTGGAACGCGAAATCCGCGCCTTTAATCCCTGGCCCATTGCTTATACTTCCTGGCAAGGTCAACATGTGCGGATCTGGCGGGCAAAGGCAATCGCAAAACAGCAGTCTGCCGAGCCGCGTACCATTGTGCATGCCTCACAGGATGGCATTGATATTGCTACTGGGGAAGGGGTGCTGCGTTTGCTGCAGTTACAGTTACCGGGTGGAAAAGTCTTAACGGCGGCCGATTTTTATAACGCCAAGCACAACGAACTTATTACTGGCGAAAAA